In one Bacillota bacterium genomic region, the following are encoded:
- the murF gene encoding UDP-N-acetylmuramoyl-tripeptide--D-alanyl-D-alanine ligase, whose protein sequence is MSGGGEGPMVEGQAREVRFTAAEAAAACGGRLVAGPPDAVFTGAASDSRKVKGGDLFVAIPGERVDGHAYVAEAVARGATGALVQRPVEGPPGAAVIVVEEAVAALGKLAAAYRQRFRLPVVGVTGSVGKTTTKDLVAGVLERRFDTLATEGNLNTEVGLPLTVLELERHHQAAVFELAMRGIGEIAYLSGIAKPSVGLVTNIGLTHLELLGSVENIARAKAELIEALPPDGLAVLNGDDPRCREVAHRSAAPVVYYGRGTDCQVRAVDFQTRGEEGVRVTVALAGDDPGRVHEVTVPIPGLHTVGNALAAIAVGRSLGMTMPEIAAGLAEPRRTAMRLEVHHEGGVTIIDDTYNAGPASTRAALEILRELSVGGRSLAVLGTMLELGSAAEAGHEEVGLAAREAGVDHLVTVGDLGAIIGRAAVTAGLDPARVTTCGDNRAAAAAAMAVLRPGDTVLVKGSRGMKMEEIVAALRGSLARG, encoded by the coding sequence ATGAGCGGAGGCGGGGAGGGCCCGATGGTCGAGGGCCAGGCCCGGGAGGTACGCTTCACGGCCGCCGAGGCGGCCGCCGCGTGCGGCGGGCGCCTGGTCGCCGGGCCGCCCGACGCGGTCTTCACCGGGGCTGCTTCAGACAGCCGGAAGGTCAAGGGTGGCGACCTCTTCGTGGCCATCCCCGGCGAGCGGGTGGATGGTCACGCCTATGTCGCCGAGGCCGTCGCCAGGGGGGCGACCGGGGCTCTGGTTCAACGGCCGGTCGAGGGTCCGCCGGGAGCGGCGGTCATCGTCGTCGAGGAGGCCGTGGCCGCCCTTGGCAAGTTGGCGGCCGCCTACCGTCAACGGTTCAGACTCCCGGTTGTCGGCGTGACCGGGAGCGTCGGTAAGACCACCACCAAGGACCTTGTCGCGGGGGTTCTCGAGCGGCGCTTCGACACCCTGGCCACGGAGGGGAACCTGAACACCGAGGTCGGCCTCCCTTTGACCGTTCTTGAATTGGAGCGCCATCATCAGGCGGCCGTCTTCGAGTTGGCCATGCGAGGGATCGGCGAGATCGCTTATCTGTCTGGGATTGCCAAGCCCTCGGTCGGCCTCGTCACCAACATCGGACTGACCCACCTGGAACTCCTCGGCTCGGTCGAGAACATTGCCCGGGCTAAGGCCGAACTGATTGAGGCCCTCCCCCCGGACGGACTGGCCGTCCTCAACGGCGATGACCCGCGCTGCCGGGAGGTCGCCCACCGCTCGGCGGCCCCGGTCGTCTACTACGGCCGAGGGACGGACTGCCAGGTGCGGGCGGTCGATTTCCAGACCCGTGGGGAAGAGGGGGTCAGGGTGACCGTTGCCCTGGCGGGCGATGACCCAGGGCGCGTTCACGAGGTCACCGTACCGATTCCCGGTCTTCACACCGTGGGCAATGCCCTGGCGGCGATCGCCGTCGGCCGGTCCCTCGGGATGACCATGCCGGAGATCGCCGCCGGTCTGGCGGAGCCGCGGCGCACGGCCATGCGTCTGGAGGTCCATCACGAGGGCGGCGTGACGATTATCGATGACACTTACAACGCTGGACCGGCCTCGACTCGGGCGGCCCTGGAGATCCTCAGGGAGCTCTCCGTCGGCGGCCGTTCGCTGGCCGTCCTTGGGACGATGCTCGAGCTCGGTTCGGCGGCTGAAGCCGGGCATGAAGAGGTGGGTCTGGCGGCCCGCGAGGCCGGCGTCGACCACCTCGTCACGGTCGGGGACCTCGGGGCGATCATCGGCCGGGCGGCGGTGACGGCGGGCCTCGACCCGGCCAGGGTTACCACCTGCGGGGACAACCGGGCGGCGGCCGCGGCGGCCATGGCCGTCCTTCGTCCCGGGGACACCGTGCTGGTCAAGGGATCGCGCGGGATGAAGATGGAGGAGATCGTCGCCGCCCTCCGCGGCTCATTGGCCCGCGGATAG
- the murA gene encoding UDP-N-acetylglucosamine 1-carboxyvinyltransferase: protein MGSFVIEGGHRLSGQVRISGAKNAILPILAAALLCPEECLIHEVPELRDVTVMLDILRYLGVEVETRTSEGGRRRSISTKAGQFRTHIGPSDLMGQMRSSIFVMGPLLGRLGRVTVTYPGGCAIGPRPIDLHLRGLSALGARFRERYGRIEAEAPNLTGNEVHLDFPSVGATENIMMAAVLAEGTTIIRNTAREPEIVDLQNFLNSMGAQVRGAGSDSIRIDGVRRLHGAEHSVIPDRIEAGTMLAAVAATGGCVELANIVEDHIESAVAKLREAGLLIREGRDTLEARASGRLRSVDFKTLPYPGFPTDLQPQAMALMSVTEGTSLITETVFDKRFNHVEELTRMGARIRVEGRAAVVEGVDSLSGTEVTVPDLRGGAALVIAGLAAEGVSKVKGTDHIDRGYDGFEVKLTGLGAIIRREP, encoded by the coding sequence GTGGGCTCTTTTGTTATTGAGGGCGGGCACCGGCTTTCGGGGCAGGTCAGGATCAGTGGGGCGAAGAACGCCATCCTGCCGATCCTGGCCGCGGCGTTGCTCTGTCCGGAGGAGTGCCTGATCCATGAGGTTCCGGAACTGCGCGATGTGACGGTCATGCTCGACATCCTCCGGTACCTCGGGGTCGAAGTCGAGACCCGGACCTCCGAAGGGGGCCGCAGGCGGAGCATTTCGACCAAGGCAGGGCAGTTCCGGACGCACATCGGTCCCAGCGACCTGATGGGCCAGATGCGCTCGTCCATCTTCGTCATGGGGCCCCTCCTCGGTCGGCTGGGCCGGGTGACGGTGACCTACCCGGGTGGTTGCGCCATCGGCCCGCGACCGATCGACCTTCACCTGAGGGGGCTTTCGGCGCTCGGGGCCAGGTTCAGGGAGCGTTATGGCCGCATCGAGGCCGAGGCTCCAAACCTCACCGGGAACGAGGTCCATCTCGACTTCCCGAGCGTCGGCGCGACCGAGAACATCATGATGGCCGCCGTCCTGGCCGAGGGGACGACGATCATCCGCAACACGGCCCGCGAGCCGGAGATCGTCGACCTGCAGAACTTCCTCAACTCGATGGGGGCTCAGGTCAGGGGAGCCGGTTCGGACTCCATCCGGATTGACGGGGTCAGGCGCCTGCACGGCGCGGAGCATTCAGTCATCCCGGACCGCATCGAGGCGGGGACGATGCTGGCCGCCGTGGCCGCCACCGGTGGGTGCGTGGAACTGGCCAACATCGTCGAGGACCACATCGAATCGGCGGTGGCCAAGTTGCGGGAAGCCGGTCTGCTGATCCGCGAGGGCCGGGACACCCTCGAGGCCAGGGCCTCGGGGCGGCTTCGGTCGGTGGATTTCAAGACCCTGCCCTACCCGGGCTTCCCGACCGACCTGCAGCCGCAGGCGATGGCCCTGATGAGCGTGACCGAAGGGACCTCGCTGATCACCGAGACGGTCTTCGACAAGCGCTTCAACCACGTCGAGGAACTCACCCGGATGGGCGCCAGGATCCGGGTCGAGGGGCGGGCCGCCGTGGTCGAAGGGGTGGATAGTCTGTCAGGGACCGAAGTGACCGTCCCCGACCTGAGAGGTGGGGCGGCCCTGGTCATCGCCGGTCTGGCCGCCGAGGGAGTGTCCAAGGTCAAGGGGACGGACCACATCGACCGCGGCTACGATGGGTTCGAGGTCAAGTTGACGGGTCTGGGAGCGATCATCCGCCGGGAGCCGTAG
- a CDS encoding small basic family protein has translation MIWLAIIGLGAGLAVGLFLPVALPIVYARYLSIAVLAALDSVFGGLRAGLEGNFDTAVFVSGFFGNALLAAALTYIGDRLGVELYYAALFALGYRLFLNLGTIRRHLLRFWPAPGRLKVGKNPDTEKGKTPST, from the coding sequence GTGATCTGGCTGGCCATCATCGGGCTCGGGGCGGGACTGGCCGTCGGCCTCTTCCTGCCGGTCGCCCTGCCTATCGTCTACGCCCGTTACCTGTCCATCGCCGTCCTGGCCGCCCTGGACTCGGTTTTCGGTGGTCTGCGGGCCGGTCTGGAAGGCAACTTCGACACGGCCGTCTTCGTCAGCGGCTTCTTCGGCAACGCCCTCCTGGCCGCGGCCCTGACCTACATCGGCGACCGCCTGGGCGTGGAGCTTTACTACGCCGCCCTGTTCGCCCTCGGTTATCGACTCTTTCTCAACCTCGGCACCATCCGTCGCCATCTTTTGCGTTTTTGGCCCGCCCCCGGGCGGTTGAAAGTCGGGAAAAACCCGGATACGGAAAAAGGGAAAACCCCCTCCACCTAG
- a CDS encoding FtsQ-type POTRA domain-containing protein, giving the protein MEKSTRRRWRAQRRVFLIFDLLLIGGIGLFFFLSSSYFRVATVSVTGNVKLSSQEVINAAQLPPKANLWQVKLAEVRQRLAAEPWIKEVAVRREFPGRLIIDIKECEALAAVPNNNTFYLVDADGRVLRLVENLYGLGLPVLTGVKAEEWRVGLSVDETLLNGALAVIDTFDPDHRSLLAEVHAAPRADGSAEVTVYTTDRITVLFGAVPAAPDERLKRKIQALVGIVDDARASKLRVRLIDLRYDGPPVIRLGDS; this is encoded by the coding sequence GTGGAGAAGTCCACCAGACGAAGGTGGCGCGCGCAGCGCCGCGTTTTCCTGATCTTTGATCTTCTCCTGATCGGCGGGATCGGTCTTTTTTTCTTCTTGAGTTCTAGCTACTTCCGAGTGGCCACGGTGAGCGTCACCGGCAACGTCAAGCTATCCAGCCAGGAGGTCATCAACGCGGCCCAGCTGCCGCCGAAGGCCAACCTGTGGCAGGTCAAGCTGGCGGAGGTGAGACAGCGTCTGGCGGCTGAACCGTGGATCAAGGAGGTCGCCGTCCGGCGGGAATTCCCCGGGCGGTTGATCATCGATATCAAGGAATGCGAAGCCTTGGCCGCCGTGCCCAACAACAATACCTTCTACTTGGTCGACGCCGACGGGCGGGTCCTTCGCCTGGTCGAGAACCTCTACGGCCTTGGACTGCCGGTCCTCACCGGGGTCAAGGCCGAGGAATGGCGGGTCGGGCTGAGCGTTGATGAGACCCTCCTCAATGGGGCGCTCGCCGTAATCGACACTTTCGATCCGGACCATCGCTCGCTCTTGGCCGAGGTTCACGCGGCTCCCCGAGCCGACGGCTCGGCGGAAGTGACGGTCTACACGACCGACCGCATCACCGTCCTGTTCGGGGCCGTTCCCGCGGCACCCGACGAACGTCTGAAACGCAAGATCCAGGCCCTGGTCGGGATCGTCGACGACGCCAGGGCCTCCAAGCTCCGGGTCAGGCTGATCGACCTCAGGTATGACGGCCCACCGGTGATTCGGCTTGGCGATAGTTGA
- the mraY gene encoding phospho-N-acetylmuramoyl-pentapeptide-transferase: protein MEKLILAPGLAFVVAVAAGPAIIRFLQRLKVGQSIRSDGPRTHLRKAGVPTMGGFIFLLGVVVGTVAFVPLTVPVLLVLFTTLALGAIGLVDDYRKVVLHRPLGLKAREKLLGQMLIAIVLSLGATNLAGLPPTVGVPFTGIVVNLGYFYPVFVTVLLIATANTVNLTDGVDGLAGGAMVITSAAYAVIALALDRVELGLVALAITGACLGYLVYNLHPARVIMGDLGALSLGGALSALAVLSKTELLLVITGGLFVIEGLSDIIQVLYFRTTGKRVFLMAPLHHHFELSGWTENQVTTRFWLLATIFAVVGFLGLRNWG, encoded by the coding sequence ATGGAGAAATTGATCCTGGCCCCGGGCCTGGCTTTCGTCGTCGCCGTCGCCGCGGGGCCGGCCATCATCCGCTTCCTGCAACGCCTCAAGGTCGGGCAGAGCATTCGCAGCGACGGACCGCGGACCCACCTCAGGAAGGCCGGCGTCCCGACCATGGGTGGCTTCATCTTCCTCCTCGGGGTCGTTGTCGGGACCGTCGCCTTCGTCCCTCTGACCGTGCCCGTCCTCCTGGTTCTCTTCACTACTTTGGCCCTCGGGGCGATCGGCCTCGTCGACGACTATCGGAAGGTCGTCCTCCACCGGCCGCTCGGTTTGAAGGCCCGGGAGAAACTGCTCGGTCAGATGCTCATCGCCATCGTCCTCAGCCTGGGGGCGACCAATCTCGCCGGGCTGCCGCCGACGGTCGGCGTCCCCTTCACCGGCATCGTCGTCAACCTCGGCTACTTCTATCCCGTTTTCGTGACCGTCCTCCTCATCGCCACGGCCAATACGGTCAACCTGACCGATGGGGTCGACGGGCTGGCGGGGGGGGCGATGGTCATCACCTCGGCCGCCTACGCCGTGATCGCCCTCGCCCTCGATCGTGTCGAGCTGGGCCTGGTGGCCCTGGCCATCACCGGCGCCTGTCTCGGCTACCTGGTCTACAACCTGCATCCGGCCCGCGTCATCATGGGCGATCTGGGCGCGCTGTCCCTCGGTGGAGCCCTCTCGGCCCTGGCCGTCCTGAGCAAGACCGAACTCCTCCTGGTCATCACCGGCGGGCTCTTTGTCATCGAGGGCCTGTCCGACATCATCCAGGTCCTCTATTTTCGGACCACGGGGAAGCGGGTCTTCCTGATGGCCCCGCTGCACCACCATTTCGAGCTGTCCGGGTGGACGGAGAACCAAGTGACGACGCGCTTCTGGCTCCTGGCGACGATCTTCGCCGTGGTCGGCTTCCTGGGCCTCCGCAACTGGGGCTAA
- the murC gene encoding UDP-N-acetylmuramate--L-alanine ligase: protein MSHYHFIGIGGSGMSGIAKVLLQMGHRVSGSDLAASANTRRLTGMGAEVKLGHRADNLAGPAGGDRPDVVVVSSAIRPGNEELDAARRSGLPIRRRAEVLAEIMRTGRGVAVAGCHGKTTTSSMIALMMEGAGLDPTFVVGGEVRDLGTNAALGRGAYVVAEADESDGSFLDLSPVIAVVTNIEADHLDHYGDLGHIIEAFEAFLRRLPQAGLAVLGYDNEWVRQIGGRHGGRKVTYALDEKADLTTSAIGLRGIGTSCTAYLRGKQLGRLELAVPGRHNVQDALAAVAVGLEAGLSFVDIATALKGFTGAERRFQKVGEARGVTIVDDYAHHPTEIAATLRSARQLGYGRVICVFQPHRYTRTQHLAGQFGGAFTAADQLYLMDIYPAGELPIPGVSGRTILDQVAASGYKHVSYHCHREELVETLARDVRPGDLVLTVGAGNVTNLGPELLRVLQGP from the coding sequence TTGAGCCACTATCACTTCATTGGCATCGGCGGGTCGGGGATGAGCGGCATCGCCAAGGTCCTCTTGCAGATGGGGCACCGGGTGAGTGGCTCAGACCTGGCCGCGTCGGCCAATACCCGCCGCCTGACCGGGATGGGGGCCGAGGTCAAGCTCGGCCACCGGGCCGATAACCTGGCCGGGCCCGCTGGGGGGGATCGCCCTGACGTGGTCGTCGTTTCTTCGGCCATCCGGCCGGGGAACGAGGAGTTGGACGCGGCCCGTCGATCGGGGCTGCCCATCCGGCGGAGAGCGGAGGTCCTGGCCGAGATCATGCGCACCGGCCGCGGCGTGGCGGTGGCCGGCTGCCACGGTAAGACGACGACCTCGTCGATGATCGCCCTGATGATGGAGGGCGCCGGGTTGGACCCGACCTTTGTCGTCGGCGGGGAGGTCCGCGACCTCGGCACCAACGCCGCCTTGGGCCGCGGGGCCTACGTCGTGGCCGAGGCCGACGAGAGCGACGGTTCCTTCTTGGACCTGTCCCCGGTGATCGCGGTGGTCACCAACATCGAGGCCGACCACCTCGACCACTACGGAGACCTGGGCCACATCATCGAGGCCTTCGAGGCGTTCCTGCGGCGCCTGCCTCAGGCCGGCTTGGCCGTCCTGGGTTACGACAACGAATGGGTCCGCCAGATCGGCGGTCGCCACGGCGGCCGCAAGGTCACCTACGCGCTGGATGAGAAGGCCGACCTGACGACCTCGGCCATCGGGCTGCGCGGGATCGGGACGAGCTGTACGGCCTACCTGCGGGGGAAGCAACTGGGCCGTTTGGAGCTGGCCGTCCCCGGTCGGCACAACGTCCAGGATGCCCTGGCCGCCGTGGCCGTCGGCCTCGAGGCCGGGCTCAGCTTCGTGGACATCGCCACGGCCCTCAAGGGTTTCACCGGCGCGGAGAGGCGCTTCCAGAAAGTCGGGGAGGCCCGCGGGGTGACCATCGTCGACGATTACGCCCATCATCCCACGGAGATCGCCGCCACCCTGCGGTCGGCCCGCCAGCTCGGATATGGTCGGGTCATCTGCGTCTTCCAGCCCCACCGCTACACTCGAACCCAGCACCTGGCCGGCCAGTTCGGAGGGGCCTTCACCGCGGCCGACCAGCTTTATCTGATGGACATCTACCCGGCCGGGGAACTGCCCATCCCGGGGGTCAGCGGCCGGACCATCTTGGATCAGGTCGCGGCCTCCGGCTACAAGCACGTCTCTTACCACTGCCATCGCGAAGAGCTCGTCGAGACCCTTGCCCGCGACGTCCGACCCGGAGACCTCGTCCTGACCGTCGGTGCCGGCAACGTCACCAACCTAGGACCGGAACTGCTCCGCGTGCTCCAGGGCCCCTAG
- the spoVE gene encoding stage V sporulation protein E, with protein sequence MARRKRSPDFAIFAVVMALLAIGLVMVFSASSVRSETQYNDAYYFLKRQLAWAVVGITAMMVMMNVDYWVLRRYATPIILGSFFLLVIVLIPGIGREINGARRWVGFGTYAIQPSELAKLTIVIYLAHFLTRGPRRSADPWRAPESSRSAGRTIDFWRGIMPTLAILGVAGALIMMEPDLGTSVALAGTVFLMLFAAGANLAHLGGLALAALPVLGALIFGEEYRRRRFLAFLNPWADPSDTGYHIIQALYALGSGGLFGVGLGRSRQKLFYLPEAHTDFIFAIIAEELGFIGSAAILVLFFFLIWRGFKVAISAPDSFSSVLAAGLTVMIALQLIINVGVVTASLPITGIPLPLISSGGSSLVFTMMGVGVLLNISKYSVV encoded by the coding sequence TTGGCCCGTCGTAAGCGCAGCCCCGACTTCGCCATCTTCGCCGTGGTCATGGCCCTCCTGGCCATCGGCCTGGTAATGGTCTTCTCGGCCAGCTCGGTCAGGTCCGAGACGCAGTACAACGACGCCTACTACTTCCTTAAGCGCCAGCTGGCCTGGGCCGTCGTTGGCATAACCGCGATGATGGTGATGATGAACGTGGACTACTGGGTGCTGCGCCGGTACGCCACGCCGATCATCCTCGGATCGTTCTTCCTGCTGGTCATCGTGCTCATCCCGGGAATCGGCCGGGAGATCAACGGGGCCCGGCGGTGGGTCGGCTTCGGCACCTACGCCATCCAGCCGTCCGAACTGGCCAAACTGACCATTGTCATCTACTTGGCCCATTTCCTGACGCGAGGACCGCGGCGGTCCGCCGATCCGTGGCGGGCTCCCGAGTCGTCGCGGTCGGCGGGGCGGACCATCGACTTCTGGCGGGGCATCATGCCGACCCTGGCCATCCTCGGGGTCGCCGGGGCCCTGATCATGATGGAGCCCGACCTGGGGACCTCGGTGGCCCTGGCCGGCACGGTCTTCCTGATGCTCTTCGCGGCCGGCGCCAACCTGGCCCACCTCGGCGGGCTGGCCCTGGCCGCCCTGCCCGTGCTCGGGGCCCTGATCTTCGGTGAGGAGTACCGGCGGCGGCGTTTCTTGGCCTTCCTCAACCCCTGGGCGGATCCCAGCGACACCGGGTACCACATCATCCAAGCCCTTTACGCCCTGGGTTCAGGCGGTCTCTTCGGGGTCGGCCTCGGCCGTAGCCGGCAGAAGCTCTTCTACCTGCCGGAGGCCCACACCGACTTCATCTTCGCCATCATCGCCGAAGAACTCGGCTTCATCGGTTCCGCCGCCATCTTGGTGCTCTTCTTCTTCCTCATCTGGCGCGGCTTCAAGGTGGCCATCTCCGCCCCCGACTCCTTTTCCAGCGTCCTGGCGGCCGGCCTGACGGTGATGATCGCCCTCCAGTTGATCATCAACGTCGGCGTGGTGACGGCCTCTCTGCCGATCACCGGCATCCCCCTGCCGCTCATCAGCTCCGGCGGGTCGTCGCTGGTCTTCACGATGATGGGGGTGGGGGTCCTCCTGAACATCTCCAAGTACTCGGTGGTCTAG
- a CDS encoding DUF881 domain-containing protein translates to MRRGGAWAVALVSMVLGVMLAVQIKVQHDIRGPLTFGRSEEISVMLQQTENERNLLRQEVATLREQLTKAAEGQQSAQALQDALLRSEMMAGATAVKGPGVKLVLDDSKTPRQQGEDPNLFVLHDDDLLKVVNELRAAGAEAVSINGQRLVARSEIRCAGPTISINNTRTAPPVEILAIGDPATLESALRMRGGVLDQLGFWKIDIKLSKVQELTIPAYNGPLQFVYAKPAKGGEPK, encoded by the coding sequence ATGAGAAGGGGAGGGGCGTGGGCTGTCGCCCTGGTCAGCATGGTCCTCGGGGTCATGCTGGCCGTTCAAATCAAGGTGCAGCACGACATCCGCGGGCCGCTGACCTTCGGGCGCTCCGAGGAGATCAGCGTGATGCTGCAACAGACGGAGAACGAGCGCAACCTATTGCGCCAGGAGGTGGCCACCCTTAGGGAGCAGCTGACCAAGGCGGCCGAGGGCCAGCAGTCAGCTCAAGCCTTACAGGATGCCCTTCTGCGCTCAGAGATGATGGCCGGGGCCACGGCGGTCAAGGGCCCTGGCGTCAAGCTCGTCCTCGACGACTCGAAGACCCCGCGCCAGCAAGGGGAGGATCCGAACCTGTTCGTCCTCCACGACGACGACCTCCTCAAGGTGGTCAACGAGCTGAGGGCGGCCGGGGCCGAGGCCGTCTCCATCAACGGCCAGCGGCTGGTGGCCCGGTCGGAGATTCGCTGCGCCGGTCCGACCATTTCGATCAACAACACCCGGACGGCGCCGCCCGTGGAGATCCTGGCCATCGGCGACCCGGCCACCTTGGAGAGCGCCCTGCGGATGCGCGGCGGGGTACTGGACCAACTCGGCTTCTGGAAGATCGATATCAAGCTGTCGAAGGTCCAGGAGTTGACGATTCCGGCCTATAACGGGCCGCTCCAGTTCGTCTACGCAAAGCCGGCGAAGGGGGGTGAGCCGAAGTGA
- the murG gene encoding undecaprenyldiphospho-muramoylpentapeptide beta-N-acetylglucosaminyltransferase gives MRTLIAGGGTGGHVNPALAIAKVLAEQDPKGEILYVGTKHGLEADLVPRTGLVFATIDVSGLLRKSPAERVSGACKAAGAVLQAWLIIRRFKPDVVVGTGGYVCGPVVLAGSLAGLPTLIQEQNVFPGLTNRMLARFVSRIAVPFEEARRHFATPGKVVVTGNPIRTEIMDKKRPEAIAEMGLDPGRRTLLVFGGSRGAETLNRAMVEALPGLLARRDLQVVWATGTAHHEATLKELRQRGVDPGRLEGLVLVAYLYQQDAALACADLALTRAGGITLAELTALGIPAILVPSPNVTHNHQEFNARALASRGAATIIADSELTGEVLSRQVGAILDDPGRLGEMAGASRQMGRPSAAAEIGREIRSLVLNRRRR, from the coding sequence TTGCGCACTCTGATCGCCGGGGGGGGCACCGGCGGGCACGTCAACCCGGCCCTGGCCATCGCCAAGGTCCTGGCCGAACAGGACCCCAAGGGCGAGATTCTTTACGTCGGGACCAAACACGGCCTGGAGGCCGACCTCGTCCCCCGGACGGGTCTGGTCTTTGCCACCATCGATGTCAGCGGCCTCTTGCGCAAGTCGCCCGCCGAGCGGGTTTCCGGGGCCTGCAAGGCGGCCGGAGCCGTTCTTCAGGCCTGGCTGATCATCCGGCGATTCAAGCCCGACGTCGTCGTCGGGACCGGCGGCTACGTCTGCGGACCGGTTGTCCTGGCCGGGTCACTGGCCGGGTTGCCGACGCTGATCCAGGAGCAGAACGTCTTCCCCGGGCTGACCAACCGGATGCTGGCCCGCTTCGTCAGCCGGATCGCCGTGCCCTTCGAGGAAGCCCGCCGGCATTTCGCGACTCCGGGGAAGGTCGTCGTCACCGGCAACCCCATCCGGACTGAGATCATGGACAAGAAGCGACCGGAGGCCATCGCCGAGATGGGCCTCGACCCGGGCCGGCGGACCCTCCTCGTCTTCGGCGGCAGCCGGGGCGCCGAGACCCTCAACCGAGCGATGGTCGAGGCCTTGCCGGGGCTCCTGGCCCGGCGGGATCTCCAGGTCGTCTGGGCCACCGGGACGGCCCACCACGAAGCGACCCTCAAAGAGCTGAGGCAGCGGGGAGTGGACCCGGGCCGGTTGGAAGGCCTCGTCCTCGTGGCCTACCTTTACCAACAGGACGCCGCCCTGGCCTGCGCCGACCTGGCCCTGACCCGGGCCGGAGGAATCACCCTGGCCGAACTGACGGCCCTGGGCATTCCGGCGATCCTCGTCCCGTCGCCCAACGTCACCCACAATCATCAGGAGTTCAACGCCAGGGCGCTCGCCTCTCGCGGAGCGGCGACGATCATCGCCGACTCCGAGTTGACCGGGGAGGTCCTCTCGCGACAGGTCGGCGCCATCCTGGACGACCCGGGGAGGCTGGGGGAGATGGCCGGGGCTTCGAGGCAGATGGGTCGGCCGTCGGCGGCGGCCGAGATCGGGCGGGAGATCCGTTCCCTGGTCCTCAACCGCCGGCGTCGGTAG